Proteins from a genomic interval of Nitrospina gracilis Nb-211:
- the mdh gene encoding malate dehydrogenase — protein sequence MRKKITVVGAGQVGTTVAQLTAFKNLGDVVLIDIVEGVPQGKALDLQQSGCLQVFDSLITGTNDYKDTADSDIVVITAGVPRKPGQDRADLLKTNANIVKNVTEEVMKYSKNPIIIVVSNPLDAMVYLTKEVSGLPRERVMGMAGVLDSARFRTFVALELNCSMVDVDAMVLGGHGDSMVPMPRYTTVSGIAITNLMKPDQIERLVNRTRKGGAEIVGLLKNGSAFLAPGASVVKMVEAILQDKKRILPCTAYLDGEYNWKGIFFGVPVELGYNGITKIIELDLTAEEKEMLDTSAKDVQITIDEVDAFLGKKV from the coding sequence ATGCGTAAAAAAATCACCGTTGTGGGCGCCGGGCAGGTGGGCACCACGGTCGCTCAGTTGACCGCATTCAAAAATCTCGGTGATGTCGTTCTCATCGACATCGTGGAGGGTGTGCCGCAGGGCAAGGCGCTCGACCTGCAACAGTCGGGTTGCCTGCAAGTGTTCGACAGCCTCATCACCGGCACCAACGATTACAAGGACACCGCCGACTCCGACATCGTGGTCATCACCGCGGGCGTGCCGCGCAAACCGGGCCAGGACCGCGCCGACCTGCTGAAAACCAACGCGAATATTGTCAAAAACGTCACCGAAGAGGTGATGAAGTATTCCAAAAACCCCATCATCATTGTTGTGTCCAATCCGCTGGACGCCATGGTGTACCTGACGAAGGAAGTGTCCGGCCTGCCGCGCGAACGCGTCATGGGCATGGCGGGGGTGTTGGATTCCGCGCGCTTCCGCACCTTCGTGGCGCTGGAGCTCAACTGCTCGATGGTGGACGTGGACGCCATGGTGCTGGGCGGCCACGGCGACTCCATGGTGCCGATGCCGCGCTACACCACCGTGTCCGGCATCGCCATCACCAACCTGATGAAGCCCGACCAGATCGAGCGCCTGGTGAACCGCACCCGCAAGGGCGGCGCGGAGATCGTGGGCCTGCTCAAAAACGGCAGTGCGTTCCTCGCACCGGGGGCTTCGGTAGTGAAGATGGTGGAAGCCATCCTGCAGGATAAAAAACGCATTCTGCCCTGCACGGCCTACCTGGACGGGGAATACAACTGGAAAGGCATCTTCTTCGGCGTGCCGGTGGAGTTGGGTTACAACGGCATCACCAAGATCATCGAGCTCGACCTCACGGCGGAAGAAAAGGAAATGCTGGACACCTCGGCGAAAGACGTGCAGATCACCATCGACGAAGTGGACGCCTTCCTCGGCAAGAAAGTCTGA
- a CDS encoding metallophosphoesterase, with amino-acid sequence MLRRFQPHRHCLLLYFSALVFSFTCIQSAQAHKEEQIKMVVVGDTGIGERAYRPGFDAVTAAMRKENAMILLHLGDFVYQDRLFSATCPDHYINTIKQTLTTPFPVRVFVAGDNDLPPVKWKPKASGCWDKIAPLATPFDTLKGSSAEGASSGPGPREGVMRFGLALVVVLDAFAWKDPAPWLKPLIKEARAKHQWVIVALHEPALTTAWYVDKRQTVLKQINALAPDLVFAGNQHSYERFYPLGVPDEYGSLPFVEKSDYLQGEGVTHIVAGGGGATFKPFADLSGKNKNAAPPEVKQALAKRALMFHYLTVEMDDHRLTVKTFRVCTQETPEGNPRWRPQMKVWETTPLECDGQPPGVTLYDTVTIRNP; translated from the coding sequence ATGCTTCGCCGATTCCAACCGCATCGACATTGCCTCCTCCTGTACTTTTCCGCGCTGGTTTTCAGTTTCACCTGCATCCAATCCGCCCAAGCACACAAGGAAGAGCAGATCAAGATGGTGGTGGTGGGGGATACCGGCATCGGCGAGCGCGCGTACCGCCCGGGTTTCGACGCCGTGACCGCCGCCATGCGGAAGGAAAACGCCATGATCCTTCTGCACCTGGGCGACTTCGTCTATCAGGACCGATTGTTTTCCGCCACCTGCCCGGACCATTACATCAACACCATCAAGCAGACCCTGACCACGCCGTTTCCGGTGCGTGTGTTCGTCGCCGGGGACAACGACCTGCCGCCGGTCAAATGGAAACCGAAGGCTTCCGGCTGCTGGGACAAAATCGCGCCGTTGGCAACGCCCTTCGACACGTTGAAGGGGAGCTCCGCCGAAGGGGCGTCATCCGGGCCCGGTCCGCGGGAAGGCGTCATGCGTTTCGGCCTCGCCCTGGTGGTGGTGCTGGATGCGTTCGCCTGGAAAGACCCCGCGCCGTGGTTGAAGCCGCTGATCAAGGAGGCACGGGCAAAGCATCAATGGGTGATTGTGGCGCTGCACGAACCGGCGCTCACCACCGCGTGGTACGTTGACAAACGGCAGACGGTGCTGAAACAGATCAACGCACTGGCGCCCGATCTCGTCTTCGCCGGCAACCAGCATTCCTACGAGCGGTTTTATCCGCTGGGTGTGCCGGATGAGTACGGCAGCCTGCCGTTCGTGGAGAAATCAGATTACCTGCAGGGCGAGGGGGTGACGCACATCGTGGCGGGAGGGGGTGGGGCGACCTTCAAACCGTTTGCCGACCTATCCGGCAAGAATAAAAACGCCGCGCCGCCGGAAGTGAAACAGGCGTTGGCCAAGCGGGCGTTGATGTTCCATTACCTGACGGTGGAGATGGACGACCACCGGCTGACGGTCAAAACCTTCCGGGTGTGCACGCAGGAAACGCCGGAGGGGAATCCCCGCTGGCGGCCACAGATGAAGGTATGGGAAACCACACCGCTGGAATGCGACGGACAGCCGCCGGGGGTGACGCTTTACGATACGGTGACGATCCGCAACCCGTGA
- a CDS encoding arsenate reductase ArsC has translation MGQKCKILFLCTGNSCRSQMAEGWARHLKGDIIEAHSAGVDPKGLNPLAVKVMREAGVDISGHTSKHVDQVMSVPFDYVVTVCGHADATCPPFSGKTQVVHHGFDDPPQLAAHTRNEEDALVHYRRVRDEIKAYIETLPERLHCP, from the coding sequence ATGGGTCAGAAATGCAAAATCCTGTTTTTGTGCACCGGCAACTCCTGCCGGAGCCAGATGGCGGAGGGCTGGGCACGCCACCTGAAAGGCGACATCATTGAGGCCCATTCCGCCGGAGTGGACCCGAAAGGCCTGAATCCCCTGGCGGTGAAGGTCATGCGGGAGGCGGGGGTGGATATCTCCGGCCACACCTCCAAGCACGTCGATCAGGTAATGTCGGTGCCCTTCGATTATGTGGTCACCGTATGCGGTCATGCCGACGCCACCTGCCCGCCGTTTTCCGGCAAGACGCAGGTGGTGCATCACGGCTTTGACGATCCGCCGCAACTGGCCGCCCATACCAGAAACGAAGAAGACGCGCTGGTCCATTACCGCCGTGTGCGCGACGAAATCAAAGCTTATATCGAAACCCTGCCGGAGCGTTTGCATTGCCCATAA
- the lexA gene encoding transcriptional repressor LexA, producing the protein MYLTRRQKEIYQFIESHIRQRGYAPSIMEIAKQFQLSSPATVHKHLSHLEAKGLIRRQQNQSRAIELVEDLTPRVPEYPLLGTIAAGRPLEVFEAKEMMSLLPSPEGKDLFVLQVRGQSMIDDHIQDGDYVIVERRSEAKNGETVVALVNNDSATLKRFYREKDHVRLQPANAAMPPILVHDGDFQIQGVVVGVLRRF; encoded by the coding sequence ATGTATCTCACCCGGAGGCAGAAGGAAATTTACCAGTTTATCGAGAGCCACATCCGCCAGCGCGGTTACGCGCCCAGCATCATGGAGATCGCCAAACAGTTTCAACTGTCGTCGCCGGCGACGGTGCACAAGCACCTGAGCCACCTGGAAGCGAAAGGCCTCATTCGCCGCCAGCAGAACCAGAGCCGCGCCATCGAACTGGTCGAGGACCTCACGCCGCGCGTGCCGGAGTATCCGCTCCTCGGCACCATCGCCGCGGGCCGCCCGCTGGAGGTGTTCGAGGCGAAGGAGATGATGTCGCTCCTGCCCAGCCCGGAAGGGAAAGATTTGTTCGTCCTGCAGGTGCGGGGGCAGTCGATGATCGACGACCACATTCAGGACGGCGACTACGTCATCGTCGAGCGCCGCAGTGAGGCGAAGAACGGTGAGACCGTGGTGGCGCTGGTGAACAACGACTCGGCGACGCTGAAACGGTTTTACCGGGAGAAGGATCACGTCCGACTGCAACCGGCCAATGCCGCCATGCCGCCGATCCTCGTGCACGATGGCGATTTCCAGATCCAGGGCGTGGTCGTCGGCGTCCTCCGCAGGTTTTAG
- the dinB gene encoding DNA polymerase IV: MTPTILHIDMDAFFVSVEEVLDPSLKGKAVIVGGNPEGRGVVSAASYEARKFGVHSAMPIARARKLCPHAIFLRGAHGRYSEFSARIFNILERYSPLIEPMSLDEAYLDLTGCERLHGPAMIAAQRMHDDIRDTVGINASIGIAANKLMAKVASEFAKPNGCFRILPGQAARFLAPFPIGTLPGIGPKSVQQFRRLGIRTVRDLAQLPLALLEDLYGEWGGRLYEKARGISRSPVYPHDETKSISRETTLEEDSTDPRFLESTLSYLLEKAAAQLRGEDLRARCVTLKLRYSDFKTVTRSRTLAVPACEDHILFAAAVDLFRKLFTRRTRVRLIGVAFTGLNREAPMQMNLFDAATQTTREQLYAGIDRIRGKYGFRAILRATSHNED, translated from the coding sequence ATGACCCCCACCATCCTGCACATCGATATGGACGCCTTCTTCGTTTCCGTCGAAGAAGTGCTCGACCCGTCGCTCAAGGGCAAGGCGGTGATCGTCGGCGGCAATCCGGAAGGGCGCGGCGTCGTGTCCGCCGCCTCGTACGAGGCGCGGAAATTCGGCGTGCATTCCGCCATGCCCATCGCCCGCGCGCGCAAACTGTGCCCGCACGCCATTTTTTTACGCGGCGCACACGGGCGTTACAGCGAATTCTCGGCGCGCATCTTCAACATCCTGGAACGCTATTCGCCGCTCATCGAACCCATGTCGCTGGATGAAGCGTATCTCGATCTCACCGGGTGCGAGCGACTGCACGGCCCCGCCATGATCGCCGCCCAGCGCATGCACGATGACATCCGCGATACCGTCGGCATCAACGCCTCCATCGGCATCGCCGCCAACAAGCTGATGGCGAAGGTGGCCTCGGAGTTTGCCAAGCCCAACGGCTGTTTCCGCATCCTGCCCGGACAGGCGGCGCGCTTCCTCGCGCCGTTTCCCATAGGCACCCTGCCGGGCATCGGGCCCAAAAGCGTTCAGCAGTTCCGCCGCCTGGGCATCCGCACCGTGCGCGATCTGGCCCAGCTCCCTCTGGCTCTTCTGGAAGACCTGTACGGCGAGTGGGGCGGGCGGCTGTATGAAAAGGCGCGCGGCATCAGCCGCTCGCCCGTGTACCCGCACGACGAGACGAAATCGATCAGCCGCGAAACCACCCTGGAGGAAGACTCCACCGATCCGCGCTTTCTGGAATCGACCTTGAGCTACCTGCTGGAAAAAGCCGCGGCGCAACTGCGCGGCGAAGACCTGCGCGCCCGGTGCGTGACCTTGAAACTGCGTTACTCGGATTTCAAAACGGTGACGCGCTCGCGCACGCTCGCCGTCCCGGCCTGCGAGGACCACATCCTGTTCGCCGCCGCCGTCGATCTGTTCCGCAAACTGTTCACGCGGCGCACGCGCGTGCGGCTGATCGGCGTGGCGTTCACCGGACTCAACCGCGAAGCACCCATGCAGATGAACCTGTTCGACGCGGCCACCCAAACCACGCGCGAGCAATTGTATGCGGGCATCGATCGCATCCGCGGCAAGTACGGCTTCCGCGCCATCCTCCGCGCCACCAGCCATAACGAGGACTAG
- a CDS encoding aminotransferase class V-fold PLP-dependent enzyme, whose protein sequence is MNWDKWRDEFPVTQNRIFLDHAKVAPLPQRVQDRVSAFLKDACEHGTANYPKWMAETDRVRARFAELINADEDEVAFVKNTSEGISIVANGIDWKEGDNVVIPNIEFPANVYPWMNLKRLGVEVRWVKAVRGRVPFEQIAAQVNNRTRVVSVSSVECNSGFRNDLNRIGAFCREKGIYFCVDAIQSLGILPMDVKKDHIDFLAADGHKWLLSVEGLGGFYISKRVLENIYPAVVGWDSVVNANDYLNYDFTFRPGARRYEEGSFNVMSIFAFGAALDVLLEVGIDNVEQRVKGLGDIIMEKVKQKGGKIVNSTDPGERSGIVSFTLNCDLEKLKTHLAGTNVSLTIRDGLIRLSPHFYNNETDIDHCFDHIDAFLKK, encoded by the coding sequence ATGAACTGGGACAAGTGGCGTGACGAATTTCCCGTCACGCAGAACCGCATCTTTCTCGATCACGCCAAAGTCGCGCCCCTGCCGCAACGCGTGCAGGACCGCGTCTCCGCTTTCTTAAAAGACGCCTGCGAACACGGCACCGCAAATTATCCGAAATGGATGGCGGAAACCGACCGCGTGCGCGCCCGCTTTGCGGAACTCATCAACGCCGACGAGGATGAAGTCGCGTTCGTCAAGAACACGTCGGAAGGCATCTCCATCGTCGCCAACGGCATCGACTGGAAAGAGGGCGACAACGTCGTCATCCCCAACATCGAGTTCCCCGCCAACGTCTATCCGTGGATGAATCTGAAACGCCTCGGCGTCGAGGTGCGCTGGGTGAAGGCCGTGCGCGGCCGCGTGCCGTTCGAGCAGATCGCGGCGCAGGTAAATAACAGGACGCGCGTGGTGTCGGTGTCGTCCGTCGAGTGCAACAGCGGCTTCCGCAACGACCTCAACCGCATCGGCGCGTTCTGCAGGGAGAAGGGCATCTACTTCTGCGTCGATGCGATTCAGTCGCTGGGCATCCTGCCGATGGATGTGAAGAAGGATCACATCGACTTCCTCGCCGCCGACGGCCACAAGTGGCTGTTGAGTGTCGAAGGCCTGGGCGGGTTTTATATTTCGAAGCGCGTGCTGGAAAACATTTACCCGGCGGTGGTGGGGTGGGACAGCGTCGTCAACGCCAACGATTATCTGAATTACGACTTCACGTTCCGTCCCGGTGCCAGGCGCTACGAGGAAGGCAGTTTCAACGTCATGAGCATCTTCGCCTTCGGCGCGGCGCTGGATGTCCTGCTGGAGGTGGGCATCGACAACGTCGAACAAAGGGTGAAGGGTCTGGGCGACATTATTATGGAAAAGGTCAAACAGAAGGGCGGCAAGATCGTCAACTCAACGGACCCCGGCGAGCGCTCCGGCATCGTGTCGTTCACGCTCAACTGCGATCTCGAAAAACTGAAAACGCATCTCGCCGGCACGAACGTGTCGCTCACCATCCGCGACGGACTCATCCGCCTCTCCCCGCACTTCTACAACAACGAAACCGACATCGACCACTGCTTCGACCACATTGATGCGTTTTTGAAAAAATAA
- a CDS encoding transglycosylase domain-containing protein, protein MRWRERSRRFKAIAAGAAVALAGASGLFIATALSLDPVETAFQSVKTGTQARMQVTDRFGAPLRVTYQTRWNTHDTVPLHAIPEFLKRAFVVSEDKRFYEHGGSDWLARGHAVWQNVKAFDTVRGASTLTEQVVRILNPRPRTVWSRWLEGFEARRLERSFNKSDILEFYLNQVPYAAQRRGVAQAAHYYFNRDLDTLTQKEMLALAVLVRAPSRFDLYRDPRTVDRAIERLARTLNQKGVLTDAGLKQLRTETFSLEPPTLPVEATHFVRHVTTQSALEWQPSRHTTLDGALQSTTQTLLDQRLAQLTHRSVRHGAVLVADHTTGEILAWTVAGEPDENVPGSFIDAVTTPRQPGSSLKPFVYALALEHGWTAATQILDAPLAESVGTGLHAYRNYSRHFYGPVTLRDALGNSLNIPAVRAAKFVGVENYHRFLQRLGFTTLDQHPDFYGDGLALGNGEVTLYELVQAYSALAHGGVWRPLTPWMDDPAPREEKRAVSGPVASLIANILSDPEARRLEFGAGSVLNLPVQTAVKTGTSTDYRDAWAVGFNDRYTAGVWMGNLDQHPMEDVTGSTGPALLLRSVFAELNRHRETRPLKMDSRLIKRDLCREPQGEIIKVSLDEASACRWVTEWFVPGTEPQDVETRPYRDRAVKWIQPVWGLRMAMDPRIPDEHEAFEFAIQGVEDADTVEWILNDKPLATTEGGKYLWNLQRGRHHLQATIHKPTHSTPQTLQVVFYVK, encoded by the coding sequence ATGCGCTGGCGCGAGCGATCCAGACGGTTCAAAGCGATTGCCGCCGGTGCGGCCGTTGCGCTGGCGGGCGCGTCGGGGTTGTTCATCGCCACCGCGCTTTCGCTCGACCCGGTGGAGACCGCGTTCCAGTCGGTGAAAACCGGGACGCAGGCGCGCATGCAGGTGACCGACCGGTTCGGCGCGCCGCTCCGCGTCACCTACCAGACACGCTGGAACACGCACGACACGGTGCCGCTCCATGCCATCCCCGAATTCCTGAAACGCGCCTTCGTCGTCTCCGAAGACAAACGCTTTTACGAGCACGGCGGCAGTGACTGGCTGGCGCGCGGGCACGCCGTGTGGCAGAACGTGAAGGCGTTCGACACCGTCCGCGGCGCCAGCACGCTCACTGAGCAGGTGGTGCGCATACTCAATCCACGCCCGCGCACGGTGTGGTCGCGCTGGCTGGAAGGGTTTGAGGCCCGGCGGTTGGAGCGGTCGTTCAATAAGTCCGACATTCTCGAGTTCTATCTCAACCAGGTGCCGTACGCCGCGCAGAGGCGCGGTGTGGCGCAGGCGGCGCATTATTATTTCAACCGCGATCTCGACACGCTGACCCAAAAGGAAATGCTGGCGCTGGCGGTGCTGGTGCGTGCGCCGTCGCGGTTCGATCTCTACCGCGATCCGCGAACGGTGGATCGGGCCATTGAACGACTCGCCCGCACGCTGAACCAAAAGGGCGTGCTGACCGATGCCGGATTGAAACAGCTCCGTACGGAAACGTTTTCGCTGGAACCGCCCACCCTGCCGGTGGAGGCGACGCATTTCGTGCGGCACGTCACCACTCAATCTGCCCTGGAATGGCAACCCAGCCGACACACCACGCTGGACGGGGCGTTGCAATCGACAACACAAACCCTGCTCGACCAGCGCCTCGCGCAACTGACGCACCGCTCGGTGCGCCACGGCGCGGTGCTGGTGGCCGACCACACCACGGGCGAGATTCTCGCGTGGACGGTGGCGGGCGAACCGGATGAAAACGTGCCCGGCAGTTTCATCGATGCCGTCACCACGCCGCGCCAGCCTGGCTCGTCTTTAAAACCCTTCGTGTACGCGCTGGCGCTGGAACACGGCTGGACCGCGGCCACGCAGATTCTCGACGCGCCGCTGGCGGAATCGGTGGGCACGGGCCTGCACGCCTACCGCAACTACAGCCGCCATTTTTACGGACCCGTGACGCTCCGCGACGCGCTCGGCAATTCGCTCAACATCCCGGCGGTGCGCGCGGCGAAATTCGTCGGCGTCGAAAACTACCACCGCTTTCTGCAACGACTCGGGTTCACCACCCTGGACCAGCACCCCGATTTTTACGGCGACGGTCTGGCGCTGGGCAACGGCGAGGTGACGCTGTACGAACTGGTGCAGGCGTACTCGGCGCTGGCTCACGGCGGGGTGTGGCGGCCGTTGACGCCGTGGATGGACGATCCCGCCCCGCGTGAAGAGAAGCGCGCGGTGTCGGGTCCGGTGGCGTCGCTCATCGCAAACATTCTTTCCGACCCGGAAGCGCGGCGGCTGGAGTTCGGCGCGGGCAGTGTGCTGAACCTGCCCGTGCAGACGGCGGTGAAGACGGGCACCTCCACCGATTACCGCGACGCGTGGGCGGTGGGCTTCAACGATCGTTATACCGCCGGCGTGTGGATGGGCAACCTCGATCAACACCCGATGGAAGACGTGACGGGCTCGACGGGCCCGGCCCTGCTTTTGCGCTCGGTGTTCGCCGAGCTCAACCGGCATAGAGAGACGCGGCCGCTCAAGATGGACTCGCGCCTCATCAAACGCGACCTGTGCCGCGAGCCGCAAGGGGAAATCATTAAAGTATCTCTGGATGAGGCATCCGCCTGCCGGTGGGTGACGGAATGGTTCGTGCCCGGCACCGAGCCGCAGGATGTGGAGACGCGACCCTACCGCGACCGCGCGGTGAAATGGATCCAACCGGTGTGGGGATTGAGGATGGCGATGGACCCACGCATCCCGGACGAGCACGAGGCGTTCGAATTTGCGATTCAGGGTGTCGAGGACGCCGACACCGTGGAATGGATTTTAAACGACAAACCCCTCGCCACCACCGAGGGCGGCAAATACCTGTGGAATCTTCAGCGCGGACGGCATCACCTGCAAGCCACCATCCACAAACCCACCCACTCCACCCCGCAAACCCTCCAGGTGGTTTTTTATGTGAAGTGA